The genomic region TGCTCTTATCCTGTTGATTTTCAGTCTCTGCTGAGGGTTGTAGCCTCcttattttctggtttatgcTGCTTGTGCACCTGTGCTTGCTGGCAGAACATGGGAAACTGAAAAGTTCCAGACTTAGGAAAAACACTACTCAGACAcaaccaaaacatcagtgtgttatcaacatttttctcataccaaaagactaaacacagcactgtaccagctgctaggaaaattactaagaaaattaactctaattactaagaaaattaactctactgTGGcctaaggcttcagcaaatctagctattCATGCTAAATAAGTAAACTAGGCAagcagcataaatcacaccatattataaccttaagtaatttattctaattgaaacttacttatttaagctaaacaactaatatctcTCAACAAATGATATCACAGAATCTTTTTTAAGACGCTACCTTCTGTCACATTTTTGCTGTCAGGCTTCTTAAGGTATCTTTCAccagaaatattttgctctttttgatTGCTCTTAAGTACTTAAGTTGCAGTATTATTCAATTTGACTCCTGTAATGTTGCTTTTTCCTTGGCAGGTATTTGGAATTGAGTTAATTGGCTGCTTGTTTTCTCAAAACTGGAATATACGAGAGATGGCACTTAGACGTCTTTCCCATGATGTTAGTGGTGCTCTATTAATGGCTAATGGTAAAAGCACTGGAAATTCTGGAAGTAGCAATGGAAACAACACAAGTGCTGGAGATTTGGGAGCAGTTAGTGGATTATCTCGGACCAGTATCTCAGAAGATGTGGTGGTAGAATCCTGCTGCAGTGTGCTGTCCATGGTCTGTGCCGACCCTGTCTACAAAGTGTATGTTGCTGCTTTAGTAAGTAGCTGTTTACTCATTGTATTCCAGTAATTTCCAAATGACTTCATTTTTTGAAAGGGAGGAGATATATGAAGTCAGGAATCCTAATAATTGTTGTTGAGCGCCACTGACTTGACTTTTAACCATCATCTGAAAGCGGGTTGAACAAAATTCTCAGCAAGAGTGAAATGGCATGACTCCACTGGTCAAATAAGGAAATGCTTGCTACAGTGCTAAGTGTTAACAGTACTTGTATGACCAGATTCCTTCCAATCTCAAAGAATAAATGACTAATTCTAACAGTGAATATATAGTAAGCTGTTTGTTCTTTGAACATGTCACTGATATTTTGAATGCAATTAATATAGAACTATTTACAACTTCTAAAAAATCAAATTTGTGTAGCTAATTTGATTTCATAtgtattgttttttcctttctcttagaaAACCTTAAGAGCCATGCTGGCATATACTCCTTGTCATACTTTAGCAGAGAGGACTAAATTACAGCAACTTCTCAAGCAAGTTGTAGAGACAATACTAGTTAAATGTGCAGATGCCAACAGGTATGGTGTCTCACGAACTTCAAATTCATCTTGGATTGTTACTGAAATGTCTTGAAACttcatttgttgttgttttatatGGAACTAGGAGACCATTTATAGGTGGCGTTGAAATAAAATGTGTGGATCatatgtttaaatgtttttgttaaagTCTAGTTGTGACCAACCAACTTCTGTCTTGAAAGATGTAGGTTTTGAAGGCACCTGATTATGTTTTTCCAGTACTTACGGATCTTAAATATGATGCTTTGCTTGCATaagcccttttttccccttaaaataaaggaagattTTTTGGGTGCAGTCATCAATCATCCCCTCCTCCTCAGTTGATATTGCTTTGGTCTAATTTTCATGACTCCTCTTTAAGCAGTCAGTAAGTACCCTTCAGCAAGTACCAATCATCAAATTTTGTAtctttaatatatatgtatgtttccTACTTCAACAAAAGCTGTTGTACATTTATGTCATGAAGCGTTAACACTACTACTTTTTACTTCATAGTGTAATGTTAGGAGATGGCTATTCTGAGTGAATGCATTTGGCAGTTCTGGCTTGAGTAGGCCTTGTCTTCCTCTCCCAAGCTACCCCATCTGCTCTGCCAGACCTACCATTTCTTCAGCTGTACTGTAAACTAGATGCAGAAGTCCaccagattaatatttttttaacttttttttgtctctttcagtTTAGCTCCTAAGCAGCATTGCTTCTGAAACTGCAACTAGAGATGCACTGGCAATAGTTTAGCACTAGAAAATCTAAAATCAAAGGTATAAGTGAAATAGAATTGTTCCTTGTGGTGCTGGATTCCTGGATTTGGCCTGTTTGTGCAAGAGGATGAGATCCTAATGTGCagttgaattaatttcttttaatagaGATTATTGCCCAAAAGTCTCAAAGAATTTGAGAAATGGGGAAGCTGAtttctatttggttttttttatttattattgataGACATTACATTTCTGGAAGTGTCCTtgtaaaaaaaagtcacaacTATTGGTTGCTTACAGATAGAGGACTACAGAAGTGTATTGGAATAAAGTGATGTGAAATAATTATTCCAAGCACAATTCTAAGCTAACAATTATTGAAATGTAAtgagtaaaatgttttttcttgaaagcatctgctaaatgttgtttggtttttttgttttaatttcttagtCGAACAAGTCAACTTTCGGTCTCAACGCTATTGGAGATGTGTAAAGGCCAAGCGGGAGAGCTGGCGGTTGGGAGAGAAATACTTAAATCTGGTAATAATTGTTCTTCATATATAATTGAATTATCATTACAAGCAAATATACTGAAGTGTTTTAAATTTAACACAGGTTTTACCCTGTATTTGCCAGCATGACAAAGAGAACAGTGTTGCTCTCAGCAgtttgggggggagggtggtgttAATTTGGGTGCACATTATGTATTTCTGTATGATATAGTTCTGATCTTTAGATCAGAATTTAGATTGTGAACATACCTAATCCTTATTTTATCAACTTTTTTATAGGGTCTATTGGTATTGGTGGTGTTGATTATGTCTTAAACTGTATTCTCGGAACCCAAACAGAGTCTAGCAACTGGCAAGCTCTACTGGGGCGACTTTGTCTAATAGACAGACTTCTGTTGGAATTTCCTGGTGAATTTTATCCCCACACTATCTGTGGAGGTGTTTTACAAGCTGATACTGTAGTAGACAGGTATTTACTTACGCTATGTGACTAATACTCTTTGTAGTTGAATGTGTTATTGttgatttcttaaaaaattgGTTGGTTTAATTCCTGTAAACAAGtagtgtatatttatatacaaaagtGCACCTACTTTAGAGTAAACAGTTGCCTTTTTTAACTTCTGACCTGTGAAACAATTCTGAAGCACCAATACAGCAATAAGTCTCCTTTCTACTGCACAACTTACAGCTAAATAGATTATCTAGAAATGGCATTCTTAGCACTAGTTAACTAGAGCATATCAGTTTATAAgacgcttttctttttttcccaaactttcAGGTATAAgaaacttctctctctcttaaaTTTCACCTTGCAGTCAATTGACAGTTCCCACTCAATGATTGGAAAACTATCACGGAGAGTATTTTTGAGTGCAGCAAGAATGGTGGCAAGAGTGCCCCGTGTTTTTGTAAAGCTGTTAGAAATGCTGAGTGTGACAAGTTCAATTCATTATGCAAGGATGTGTCGATGTCTGATGGCAATAGCAGATGAAATGGAAATTGCAGACGCCATCCAGCTAGGCATGGAAGAAATGCACTCTGGGGAATGTCAACATGAAGACTTTTTGCAGCTACCTGTACCAGATAACTCTCCAGAAGCTACAGAAAGGAATACTCCTAACAATACTGGCCAGTTATcaaggaaaagtgagaaaagtttAAGTGATAAAAAACTGAGTGCCAGTCCAGAGGACACTTCTGAGACGCTGGCTGGCCTTACTATGGGACTGCCTGTTTCATCGGTAAGCACTGAGCAACCAAAGCCAACCATtcaaacaacaggaaaaaaccctagtcAGTGTTTGAACTCTTCTCGCTCATCCAGTCATTCTCAGTCACTATTCCCCATGCTTCTGTCTCCTTCAAACACATCTGTACTAGCTGGCACTGTAACAGATGTCTCTAAACTTGGACTTCAGGGATTTGTTACCTGCAAAATCCCCTCACCTTCTCAAACACAGTGGAAACTTTCTCTCCAGTTTCAGAGaagctgttctgaaaataaagaaacagataaACTTTCTCCAGTTTTTACCCAAGTCAGGCCATTGCCATCTAGTCACATACACAGGCCAAAGCCATCACAACCCACCTCAAATGATGTGAACAAGCAGGGAGAAACCTCAAAAAACAGTATGACTCTGGACCTGAATGATATTTTGCAGTGTGATGGCAATAGTAGTAGCATTGCAGTTATACCAAGTGAAGAGACAGTGTTCACACCAGTAGATGAGAAATGTCAATTGGATGTTAATGCAGAGCTCAGTTCCAGTATCGAGGACCTGCTTGAGGCCTCCATACCAATGAGTGATGGCACAGTTACATTCAAGTCTGAAGTTGCAGTTCTTTCTCCTGGGCGGGCAGCAAATGATGATACTTACAAAGATGATGTAAATCATAAtcaaaaatgcaaggaaaagatGGAAGCTGAAGAAGAGGAAGCTTTAGCTATTGCTATGGCAATGTCAGCATCTCAAGATGCCCTGCCGATAATTCTCCAACTACAGGTTGAAAATGGTGAAGATATCATAATCATTCAGCAGGATGTAAGTATACATATGGTAATTTAGCATAAGTCTCAACTGAGGCTCACTGAATTTATAAAGCAGTGCTGTTGTATTTCTAAAGTTATATAAAATTCAAAGGGATTCAATACCCTCTCCTAGAAGTTGGAGTACAAACAGTCTACCGGTTGAGGGTGCTAACAGAATCCCATGGCTATTAACAAGTTTAGAAGACACTATTTGGAAGAGAGACATCATGTCATATACCAAcctttaaaatggcaaaaaagaaaGTGTGGAAGTGGGGAAACAGGAAATGATTACAATGATTTTTAAGCAGGAGTGGAATTGTACTGGGTCTTAATGCTGTTTTACTTTGAAGGCAATTGTATGAAACCAAAttagtttctgaaagaaaaggcagataGAGTAGGAAGTGATAGTAGGAAGTGATCTTGCTGTCAGCACATCTTGAGAGAGATGAGGTACTTTAGAAatcagaaaaatttctttgcaaatAGACAAAAGCAtaagaatagagaaagaaaggagTATTTTATAAAAGTTCACAAAATGATTGACTGTATTAACTTGAGAGTAAGACAGGTGCTAGAAGCTTGTGAGGCTGCATGCCTAGGAAAGGTAACAGATTTGGTAGTAAAGAGGAATGAAATGTTGGGTTTTGTGATCCTTTACATGAGGTAACAACATGTGAAGCataaaaggacagaaataaattaagtagaaaacatgattttgtttgtgtttactATAGGTGCTGACTAAAACCTTGACTAGATATGAGATCAGGAATAGAAAAAAGTCTTGCTCCTATTTGTGTCCTTACATCTTGCCTTTCACCTTCAGGTAGTAACATAAAAGGGGCTCTGTTCTTATACACAGTAGGAATATGTGGATTAAGGAATACACTGGTGTTCTGGTCTCAACTGAAACATTTATAACATGCAGTACAAATAACTGTAGGGGAGAAGAGAGGCATATAAACAATATTATAAACATATGAAAGATATTTCATAACTTTCCAGAATGTCTGCATTTTAGATGCATGTTAGTAAATATGTGATTGATTTGGAATTTAATTTGCAGACACCAGAAACCCTGCCTGGACATACCAAAGCAAAACACCATTACAGAGAAGATGCAGAATGGCTTAAAGGTCAGCAAATTGGTCTTGGAGCTTTCTCTTCCTGTTACCAAGCTCAAGATGTAGGAACAGGGACATTAATGGCTGTAAAGCaggtaaatactttttttccttgaatataTTCTGCTTCTTCTTcaatatttctttgaaatattaaatataaaagtgCTCTGCTCTCACAGACTTCTGTTCCCTACTTCCTCTTCACCCTGTCACATGTACTCACATGATACATAATGCAAAGTCTTTATATGCATGGGATTAACataatgttttcagtttcttttacttctctttaaaaggaaaaaaaaaagagtactttttATATACCCATTTTCTTTCATAGTTCTTCAAATACGTTTTTGTTTTTATCAAGTTTACAAATCAGTGACAGAGATAGGAATGGAGTCCAAGTCTCTTGATTCCAAATTGATGCTCTGTTTGAAAGATAGCTATTAAAAGCAATTTCAAGACTTTCCTAAAACAGATTAAGCAGAGGAAATGTAGTTTAATGCTTGTTTCCTCCAATCCAACAGCCAACTTCGAggcaagtatttttaatatttaaattattagatACAAAAATGTGACCGAGGCTGGACTTCTGATCAGCTTTTTTTATACCCATTGACTTTCTTGGATAAGACATTTAGTTATGAAACAAGTAGTATGGTTAAACTTACAAATAACATCACTGTCAGAATCCTGCTTCAGGCcttatctttcttccttttcttcaacatctgaaaaaaaaataaaaataatttcctagttTAAGCAGAGGGAATTTCCTAGTTTAAAGAGGGAAGTTAACCCATGCCACACTTGGAGAGATTTTTGTTGGTATTTCTCTAGAAGATCACTATTAATTTTCTATGACTGTCTCACATGGAGATATATGGTCTCAGCTGAAGGAACTCGAGATAAAAGAATACTTGGTATTTCCAGATGGTGAAAAGGGACAGAAAGCCATCCATTCTTGTTACTGCACTGAAGAGGGATGGTTACAGGACTGGTAATTATGTAAGGTAAATCTGAATACCATATTTCAAAACAGGTGACGTATGTCAGGAACACATCATCTGAACAAGAAGAGGTAGTTGAAGCACTGAGAGAAGAAATAAGGATGATGAGTCATTTGAGCCATCCTAACATTATTCGAATGTTGGGTGCTACATGTGAGAAGAGTAACTATAACCTCTTTATTGAATGGATGGCAGGTAAACAACTGCAtgccaaataaaatgaaaatatcagtTGAGTCTTGAACTATGTAGTTTCATACTGCAAAATATTCCATGCATCACTTCAGTTTGCAAActtatatttttattgctgttggtAACCAGTATAAAGGTCTACTTCCAGAACGGTTTAAGCAGTATTCTTACTGGCATCCTTTTTTGAATTGGAATTTTCCATACCTAATCTGTCATACAATTAAAGTAACTGGAAACCCTAAACAAAAATTCTACTACCTCAGCTTCTGAATTTAAATGAGGAGTTATATATTGGTTTtccatggcaaggttttggtagtggggggggctgcagggggtggcTTTTGTGAGAAGCTGATAAagccagtgccagctggctccaagatggacacGCCattggccaaagctgagccagtcggtgatggtggtagcacctctgtgataacatatttaagaagtggGGGGGAACCTgtgcaacaccagcagcagtcagaagagaggagtgagaatatgtgagagaaacaactctgcagacaccaaggtcagtgaagaattttggagaggaggtgctccaggtgctggagcagagattcccctgcagcctgtggtgaagacagTGGATGTTAACAGTGGAGCAgttatccacctgcagcccacggaggaccCCACACCGCAGCAGGTGGATGCgccccaaaggaggctgtgaccccatggagagcttgcactggagcaggttcctggcagaacctgtggagagagaggaggagagcccacactggagcagattctctggcaggacttgtgaccctgtgggggacccatgctggagcagtctgttcctgaaaaagATGTTCAAATCTCAAATATATGAAGTGGTAATTCTggtaataaataatgaaatctCTTTGTTATTGTACAGAGCAGGTACAAGAAAGTTTATATCCTTTTTTAAGAAGGAGCTTTATTAATTTCATGAATGGGATTATATGTTGTTATATATGTTGTAGTCCAGTTAGCAAGACTAGATTTGGTGGTTTATATATACTTGTTTCTTTTATAAGAAAACGTTGAACTTTAACTTATGTTCTCTGGCAGAAATTGCTTAGCAATACCAAAGTGCTAACAAGCAAAGCCCAATTATGTGTTATTACAAGCAATagtgcagaaaatattttcccaaaactAAGTGTGTTTAActcttaaatataatttttctgaaatagtatTATTTAGATAATGAAATGTCAAAAATTTTCTTTACCTCATTTGAGCCCAAATTATATTAGAATACTTTGAGAAGCACAATGGAAATCTAAAATCTTGAGGATCTAGATACCACTTTTGGAAAACGGAGGAAGATAGTGCTTTTCCTTGCTTGTATACTTGCTTCTATATATTGGTTCTTAAATgataataaaagtaaattaagaTCCTCGGAGGGAACGCTTATTGGAGGCTGCACATATCTATTGCCCCAAAGAAAGCTAATGTTCTACTACTTGAAAACCTTAGTGCAAAATGTAGATATAAAAACATGTAGTTTTTGTACGCTAAGGGATTTGTACATTCTTTTGAGGACAGATGAAAATATTAGGAAGCATAAAGACTTATGTCTTTGTAACATGTACGGCTCAGGTAAAAAGTAATTAAGTAACCAAGTATATTATTTTTTGCCTATGGAACTTTTAATGTTTGGGGGGGAATCTAGTTATAAATTAGGAATATCGATACCAAGTTCCAATTTTAGAAGACAGCGCTGCATTCTACTAATACAAAATGTTAGTGTtgataaattgtattttttttatcttctaggGGGTTCAGTTGCTCATTTGTTAAGTAAATATGGAGCTTTCAAAGAATCTGTTATTATTAATTATACGGATCAACTGTTACGTGGCCTTTCTTATCTCCATGAGAATCAGATAATTCATAGAGATGTTAAAGGTGAGAATTAtttagaatgtattttaaaaaagagtattCAAATAGCAGCACCTATTTTGGCTTGAGACCTATTGCTTCTCTTGGAAACCCATCTCAAGAGTGTTATTTCTATTGGGTTTGTCTGATCATACTTAAGAACCTTTAGTTACTGAAATTAATCAGAACATTCATAGTATGCTTGGGGATACTTGCCATTTGTGccaataatttagaaaaaatcgTTTTCTGAATTTGTTAAAATAAAGCTATATGGCAACTTCATATTTTAAGGATTATTAGTTAAATTAATCTAAATACCCTGAAACGACAGTAAAATCTGTGAATAAGCAAAATAAAGAGGTCAGGTTTCAAATGTACAGGAATATTATGatgggttttcttccttcatcCTAATTGAATATAAACACAGTTGTACCATTTGACAAACAAAATGTGGACTTTATTGGGAAATGCCAGTCTTACTAAACTTCTCCCTGTAATGTCACTATAGCTGTCCATAAACTGGAGAGACATCCAGATAAGCAGCAACATAGCAATGGCAAATACTTgccttttaatatttcttcttaaaataggAAAACTTTCAATTGCTCTGTAATTCTCTTCAAGACAACTCAAAGTTGCTTAAGgaagaaataagtttttaaattttgcagagAAGTGCAGGCAATGAAAACCTCCAGGATTTTTAGGtcaccattttctttcattattccaTCTCCAGGTGTTGTTCCAGAATCCTATGTTTGCCCTACTTTGAAAGTTTGATTGCTTCTCTAAATCCCTTGGACAGCCTCAAGCTGTGTGCAGTATCATTCAGGCATAACAGAAAAGTGACATTATTAGACTTTGTCCTTGATTTTTAGATCTCCTTGATATTGTGGGTGAGGACCATGAACTTACTTATAGCTTTGAAATAGAGGGAGAAAGAGTGTCTGTTCATCCTTTTACCTTTAATAAAAAGCCAACTAGCAGTATTCTTATTATGCTGTTGACAGGTGCCAATTTGCTCATTGACAGCACAGGTCATAGATTAAGAATAGCTGATTTTGGAGCTGCAGCCAGGTTGGCATCAAAAGGAACTGGTGCTGGGGAATTTCAGGGACAGCTGTTGGGAACTATTGCATTTATGGCACCGGAGGTAAGAAACCAGTTTTGGAAGTTACTTCAAAAAGTTTGTTTGTACTCTTTAAGCTAATTCATACAgctaaataacagaaaaatgctgtgaatgcttcaaatgtgttttaaatgtaCTTGTTCTAAAAAATAGGAATGATTCCAACATGGTGATAATGACATTTCGTGCTATCACAGTTGttataggatcacagaatggtttaggttggaagggaccttaaacatcatctagttccaacccccctgccatgggcagggacacctcccactagaccaggctgctcaaagccccatccagcctggccttgaacgcttccagagatggggcatctacaacttctctgggcaacctgttccagtgcctcaccaccctcatagtgaaaaatttcttcctaatatctaatctacatctctcctcttccagtttgaagccattatccctcatcctatc from Larus michahellis chromosome W, bLarMic1.1, whole genome shotgun sequence harbors:
- the LOC141735582 gene encoding mitogen-activated protein kinase kinase kinase 1-like isoform X4 gives rise to the protein MAAVRSRTSLSGLSSVSSTEAAAAAARSLKGSAGSVAGSGGGLLREAGGESREQRSDWRRKQPRKVRSVELDRLPEAPLFLAASSSSSSPELPETLLLHYLPGPHSSPASPAASPSCCAEFLEPLSAGTDPVAERRMEPCPPESHDMENRETLRGLQKMDDRPEERMIREKLKAMCMPAWKHEWLERRSRRGPVVVKPLPGKGDGSEMNKLSLEPRAEGQSTAVSPKQKGRHSPSPSSSSSFSRTVKSESPGVRRKRISPVPFQSGRITPPRRAPSPDGSSPYSPEETNRRVNKVMRARLYLLQQIGPNSFLIGGDSPDNKYRVFVGPQTCSCGRGMFCIHLLFVMLRVFQLEPSDPMLWRKTLKNFEVESLFQKYHSRRSSRIKAPSHNTIQKFVSRMANSHTLSSSSTSTSSSENSMKDEEEQMCPICLLGMLDEESLTVCEDGCRNKLHHHCMSIWAEECRRNREPLICPLCRSKWRSHDFYSHELPSPVDCSSVLHVVHQQIQQQSTAGSQRRTQDGNFNLTHYGVQQIPSAYKNLAEPWIQVFGIELIGCLFSQNWNIREMALRRLSHDVSGALLMANGKSTGNSGSSNGNNTSAGDLGAVSGLSRTSISEDVVVESCCSVLSMVCADPVYKVYVAALKTLRAMLAYTPCHTLAERTKLQQLLKQVVETILVKCADANSRTSQLSVSTLLEMCKGQAGELAVGREILKSGSIGIGGVDYVLNCILGTQTESSNWQALLGRLCLIDRLLLEFPGEFYPHTICGGVLQADTVVDRYKKLLSLLNFTLQSIDSSHSMIGKLSRRVFLSAARMVARVPRVFVKLLEMLSVTSSIHYARMCRCLMAIADEMEIADAIQLGMEEMHSGECQHEDFLQLPVPDNSPEATERNTPNNTGQLSRKSEKSLSDKKLSASPEDTSETLAGLTMGLPVSSVSTEQPKPTIQTTGKNPSQCLNSSRSSSHSQSLFPMLLSPSNTSVLAGTVTDVSKLGLQGFVTCKIPSPSQTQWKLSLQFQRSCSENKETDKLSPVFTQVRPLPSSHIHRPKPSQPTSNDVNKQGETSKNSMTLDLNDILQCDGNSSSIAVIPSEETVFTPVDEKCQLDVNAELSSSIEDLLEASIPMSDGTVTFKSEVAVLSPGRAANDDTYKDDVNHNQKCKEKMEAEEEEALAIAMAMSASQDALPIILQLQVENGEDIIIIQQDTPETLPGHTKAKHHYREDAEWLKGQQIGLGAFSSCYQAQDVGTGTLMAVKQVTYVRNTSSEQEEVVEALREEIRMMSHLSHPNIIRMLGATCEKSNYNLFIEWMAGGSVAHLLSKYGAFKESVIINYTDQLLRGLSYLHENQIIHRDVKGANLLIDSTGHRLRIADFGAAARLASKGTGAGEFQGQLLGTIAFMAPEEQGMAEITSLAVGSKCQTPTYGTEFLHLQRAYSVLPQANRPNTIQKWTEMSTDFSSWLLIYSYEVDHLMC
- the LOC141735582 gene encoding mitogen-activated protein kinase kinase kinase 1-like isoform X2, which produces MAAVRSRTSLSGLSSVSSTEAAAAAARSLKGSAGSVAGSGGGLLREAGGESREQRSDWRRKQPRKVRSVELDRLPEAPLFLAASSSSSSPELPETLLLHYLPGPHSSPASPAASPSCCAEFLEPLSAGTDPVAERRMEPCPPESHDMENRETLRGLQKMDDRPEERMIREKLKAMCMPAWKHEWLERRSRRGPVVVKPLPGKGDGSEMNKLSLEPRAEGQSTAVSPKQKGRHSPSPSSSSSFSRTVKSESPGVRRKRISPVPFQSGRITPPRRAPSPDGSSPYSPEETNRRVNKVMRARLYLLQQIGPNSFLIGGDSPDNKYRVFVGPQTCSCGRGMFCIHLLFVMLRVFQLEPSDPMLWRKTLKNFEVESLFQKYHSRRSSRIKAPSHNTIQKFVSRMANSHTLSSSSTSTSSSENSMKDEEEQMCPICLLGMLDEESLTVCEDGCRNKLHHHCMSIWAEECRRNREPLICPLCRSKWRSHDFYSHELPSPVDCSSVLHVVHQQIQQQSTAGSQRRTQDGNFNLTHYGVQQIPSAYKNLAEPWIQVFGIELIGCLFSQNWNIREMALRRLSHDVSGALLMANGKSTGNSGSSNGNNTSAGDLGAVSGLSRTSISEDVVVESCCSVLSMVCADPVYKVYVAALKTLRAMLAYTPCHTLAERTKLQQLLKQVVETILVKCADANSRTSQLSVSTLLEMCKGQAGELAVGREILKSGSIGIGGVDYVLNCILGTQTESSNWQALLGRLCLIDRLLLEFPGEFYPHTICGGVLQADTVVDRYKKLLSLLNFTLQSIDSSHSMIGKLSRRVFLSAARMVARVPRVFVKLLEMLSVTSSIHYARMCRCLMAIADEMEIADAIQLGMEEMHSGECQHEDFLQLPVPDNSPEATERNTPNNTGQLSRKSEKSLSDKKLSASPEDTSETLAGLTMGLPVSSVSTEQPKPTIQTTGKNPSQCLNSSRSSSHSQSLFPMLLSPSNTSVLAGTVTDVSKLGLQGFVTCKIPSPSQTQWKLSLQFQRSCSENKETDKLSPVFTQVRPLPSSHIHRPKPSQPTSNDVNKQGETSKNSMTLDLNDILQCDGNSSSIAVIPSEETVFTPVDEKCQLDVNAELSSSIEDLLEASIPMSDGTVTFKSEVAVLSPGRAANDDTYKDDVNHNQKCKEKMEAEEEEALAIAMAMSASQDALPIILQLQVENGEDIIIIQQDTPETLPGHTKAKHHYREDAEWLKGQQIGLGAFSSCYQAQDVGTGTLMAVKQVTYVRNTSSEQEEVVEALREEIRMMSHLSHPNIIRMLGATCEKSNYNLFIEWMAGGSVAHLLSKYGAFKESVIINYTDQLLRGLSYLHENQIIHRDVKGHRLRIADFGAAARLASKGTGAGEFQGQLLGTIAFMAPEVLRGQQYGRSCDVWSVGCVVIEMACAKPPWNAEKHSNHLALIFKEQGMAEITSLAVGSKCQTPTYGTEFLHLQRAYSVLPQANRPNTIQKWTEMSTDFSSWLLIYSYEVDHLMC
- the LOC141735582 gene encoding mitogen-activated protein kinase kinase kinase 1-like isoform X3 produces the protein MAAVRSRTSLSGLSSVSSTEAAAAAARSLKGSAGSVAGSGGGLLREAGGESREQRSDWRRKQPRKVRSVELDRLPEAPLFLAASSSSSSPELPETLLLHYLPGPHSSPASPAASPSCCAEFLEPLSAGTDPVAERRMEPCPPESHDMENRETLRGLQKMDDRPEERMIREKLKAMCMPAWKHEWLERRSRRGPVVVKPLPGKGDGSEMNKLSLEPRAEGQSTAVSPKQKGRHSPSPSSSSSFSRTVKSESPGVRRKRISPVPFQSGRITPPRRAPSPDGSSPYSPEETNRRVNKVMRARLYLLQQIGPNSFLIGGDSPDNKYRVFVGPQTCSCGRGMFCIHLLFVMLRVFQLEPSDPMLWRKTLKNFEVESLFQKYHSRRSSRIKAPSHNTIQKFVSRMANSHTLSSSSTSTSSSENSMKDEEEQMCPICLLGMLDEESLTVCEDGCRNKLHHHCMSIWAEECRRNREPLICPLCRSKWRSHDFYSHELPSPVDCSSVLHVVHQQIQQQSTAGSQRRTQDGNFNLTHYGVQQIPSAYKNLAEPWIQVFGIELIGCLFSQNWNIREMALRRLSHDVSGALLMANGKSTGNSGSSNGNNTSAGDLGAVSGLSRTSISEDVVVESCCSVLSMVCADPVYKVYVAALKTLRAMLAYTPCHTLAERTKLQQLLKQVVETILVKCADANSRTSQLSVSTLLEMCKGQAGELAVGREILKSGSIGIGGVDYVLNCILGTQTESSNWQALLGRLCLIDRLLLEFPGEFYPHTICGGVLQADTVVDRYKKLLSLLNFTLQSIDSSHSMIGKLSRRVFLSAARMVARVPRVFVKLLEMLSVTSSIHYARMCRCLMAIADEMEIADAIQLGMEEMHSGECQHEDFLQLPVPDNSPEATERNTPNNTGQLSRKSEKSLSDKKLSASPEDTSETLAGLTMGLPVSSVSTEQPKPTIQTTGKNPSQCLNSSRSSSHSQSLFPMLLSPSNTSVLAGTVTDVSKLGLQGFVTCKIPSPSQTQWKLSLQFQRSCSENKETDKLSPVFTQVRPLPSSHIHRPKPSQPTSNDVNKQGETSKNSMTLDLNDILQCDGNSSSIAVIPSEETVFTPVDEKCQLDVNAELSSSIEDLLEASIPMSDGTVTFKSEVAVLSPGRAANDDTYKDDVNHNQKCKEKMEAEEEEALAIAMAMSASQDALPIILQLQVENGEDIIIIQQDTPETLPGHTKAKHHYREDAEWLKGQQIGLGAFSSCYQAQDVGTGTLMAVKQVTYVRNTSSEQEEVVEALREEIRMMSHLSHPNIIRMLGATCEKSNYNLFIEWMAGGSVAHLLSKYGAFKESVIINYTDQLLRGLSYLHENQIIHRDVKGANLLIDSTGHRLRIADFGAAARLASKGTGAGEFQGQLLGTIAFMAPEVLRGQQYGRSCDVWSVGCVVIEMACAKPPWNAEKHSNHLALIFKIASATTAPSIPSHLSPGLRDVALRCLELQPQDRPPSRELLKHPVFRTTW